CAGGCCCGGACCCGGACTCGGACCCGGCCCCCGGACAACCAGCCGCGCAACGCCCCGGGCCGGGCCCCCGCACGTCTCAGCGCCCTGCGCTCACGTACACGCTTCCGCGCCGCAACCCACCCAAAACGGAGCCACTTGCCCATGACCGCCTCCCCCGCCCCCGCCCCCGACAACCGACCGGCCGAGCACGCGGCCGATCCCCTCACCACATTGATACGGCACACCACTGACAACGCCGTCTCGTGGATCACGCTCAACCGGCCCGATGCCATGAACGCCCTCACCTGGGACCAGCGCGAACGCGTCATCGCGCTGCTCGGCGACGCCTCCGCCGACCCCGCCGTACGAGCCGTCGTGATCACCGCGACCGGCAAGGGCTTCTGCGCGGGCGCGGACCTGCGTGGTGTCCCCGCCGCCACGGCCGGGCAGGAGCGCATGGCCGGTGACGTCGCCCGCACCATCAAGCAGGGCGCCCAGCGGCTCGTATCCGCGGTCCTCGACTGCGAGAAGCCGGTCATCGCCGCGGTGAACGGCACGGCGGCCGGCATCGGCGCGCACCTCGCGTTCGCCTGCGATCTGGTCGTTGCCGCCGAACACGCCAAGTTCGTGGAGGTGTTCGTACGCCGTGGACTCGTGCCGGACGGCGGCGGCGCGTATCTGCTGCCGCGGCTCGTCGGGCCGCAGCGCGCCAAGGAGCTGATGTTCTTCGGCGACGCCGTGCCGGCCGCCGACGCCGAGAGGATGGGGCTCGTCAACCGTGTCGTACCGGCCAACGATCTTGAGAAGACGGCACGGGAGTGGGCGGAACGCCTCGCCGTCGGGCCCACCCGCGCCCTCGCCCTGACAAAGCAGCTGGTCAACGCGTCCCTGGAGTCGGACCGCGCGACCGCCTTCGCCGCCGAGGCCGCGGCGCAGGAGATCAACATGACGACGGCGGACGCGAGGGAAGGTGTGACGAGCTTCGTCGAACGCCGCACACCCACGTACCGCGGCCGCTGACATCCATGTACCGCGGCCGCTGACATCCACGTACCGCGGTCGTTGACATCCACGTACCGCGGCCGCTGACGCCCGCGGGTCCGGACCAAAGCCTTTCGGCCACGGGGTTCCCATCTGACGGCCCGTCAGCTTCAATGGGTGGCGTGATGGGACACGCAGGGATGGCGGCCACCGCTGTTCGATACCTCAGGTCGGTCGGGGCCCGCACCACCACGGCGCCCGTCGAGGTGCTACCGCGCCCTCAGCTGCGGGCGGTCGGCGACGACGAGCGCGCGCCGCTCGACCGGGGCGAGTTCCGGCGTGTGCTGGGGAACTTCGCGACGGGCGTCACCGTCATCACGTCGCCGCCCGACGAGGACGGCGGGCCCGCGGGCTTCGCCTGCCAGTCGTTCGCCTCGCTCTCCCTGGACCCGCCCCTCGTGTCGTTCATGGTGGCGCGTACGTCGACGACGTGGCCGCGCATCGCGCGCGCCGGTGTCTTCTGCGTCAACATCCTGGGCGCCGACCAGGGCGACCTGTGCCGCGGCTTCGCGGTGAGCGGCGCCGACAAGTTCGCCGGGGTGGTGTACGACGCGGCGCCGGTCTCCGGATCGCCGCGCCTCGCCGGGGCGCCCGCCTGGGTCGACTGCACGATCCAGGCCGTGCACACCGGCGGCGACCACCTCATCGTCGTCGGCCGGGTGGACGCCCTCGGCGCGACCGCGGACGACGCCGACCCGCTCCTGTTCCACCGGGGAACGTTCGGCCGCTTCACCCGCTGAGGGCCTCACCCGCTGAGGGCGCGCCTCACCCGCTGACGGCGACCGCACCCGGTACCGTCCCGGCCCGCCGGATCACCAGCACCATCAGCGCCGCCGCCGCGCACAGCGCCCCCGAGGCGTACCAGATCACGTCGTACGAGCCGAAGACGTCCCGCGCCACCCCGCCGAGGAACGCGACGAGACCCGCGCCCACCTGGTGCGAGGCGAGCACCCAGCCGAAGACGATCGCGCTGTCGTCGCCGTACTGCTCGCGGCAGAGCGCGAGCGTGGGTGGGACGGTCGCCACCCAGTCCAGGCCGTAGAAGACGATGAAGAAGATCATCGGCGGCCGGACGTCCGGCGCGAGCAGCATCGGCAGGAAGAGCAGCGAGACGCCGCGCAGCGCGTAGTAGACGGCGAGCAGGCGCCGCGAGTCGAAGCGGTCCGTGAACCAGCCCGACGCGACGGTCCCGACGATGTCGAAGATCCCTATGACGGCGAGCAGGGAGGCGGCGGCCCGCGGCCCCATGCCGTGGTCGTGCGCGGCAGGTATGAAGTGGGTCTGGATGAGCCCGTTCGTCGAGGCGCCGCAGATCGCGAAGGACCCGGCGAGCAGCCAGAAGGGGCCGGTGCGGGCGGCCTTGAACAGCACGGTGATCGCGCGCCGTGCCGCGCCGGGTACGGGCGGCGGCTTCGGGACGAACTCCTGCGACCCGTACGGCTTCTGGCCGACGTCCGCCGGGTGGTCGCGCAGCAGCAGCCAGACGAAGGGGACGACCGCGAGGGCCGCGAGCGCGACCGTCACGGCGGCGGGCCGCCACTTGTACGTGTCCACGATCCAGGAAAGCAGCGGGAGGAAGATCAACTGACCCGACGCGGAGGCCGCGGTGAGGATGCCGCTGACGAGCCCGCGCCGCTCGGTGAACCACCGGTTGGTGACGGTGGCGGCGAAGGCGAGCGCCATCGAACCCGACCCGAGCCCGACGAGCAGCCCCCAGCAGAGCAGCAGCTGCCACACGGAGTCCATGAACACGGTCAGGCCGGAGCCGCAGGCGATCACGACCAGCGCGACCGCGACGACCTTGCGGATGCCGAAGCGGTCCATGAGCGCGGCGGCGAACGGCGCGGTCAGGCCGTACAGCGCGAGGTTGACGGAGACCGCGAGTCCGACGGTGCCGCGCGACCAGCCGAAGTCGTCATTGAGCGGGTCGAAGAGCAGACCGGGGAGGGAACGGAACGCGGCGGCGCCGATGATCGTCACGAACGTGACGGCGGCGACGAACCATGCGCGGTGGATACGGGGTGTACGGCGCCTGGGCGCGCCCGGCGGGGTGGAGCTGCCGTCCCCGGCATCCCGCGCGGGCGTCTCGGTTGTCTGGGTCACGTCATAAAGGATCGAGAATCGGCCGTGCCGGAACGAGTGGCCCGGAGGACAGCCTTCGCTAGGATCGGGCCATGGCCGATCCAGCCGTTCCCGCCACCTCGTCCACCACCGCCACCTCGTCCACCGCCCCCGACGGCACGCCCGGTCGGCGCCACCGCGTCGTCGTCCTCGCCCTGGACGGCGTGATCCCCTTCGAACTCGGCATCCCGCAACGCATCTTCAAGGGCGCGCGCACTCCGGAGGGGCGACGGCTGTACGAGGTGGTGACCTGCTCCGTCCGCCCGCCGGGCCCCGTCCGCACGGACGCCGACTTCGCGATCGTCGTCGAGCACGGCCCCGAGGCACTGGCCACCGCGGACACGGTCGTCATCCCGGCGTCGTACGAGCTGGGCCCTGTGCACGAGGAGGGCCGCCTCACCGACGAACTGGCCGACGCCCTCGGTCACATCCGGCCGGGTACGCGGCTGATGGCCATCTGCACGGGCGGGTACATCCTCGCGGCGGCAGGTCTCCTGGACGGACGACCCGCCACCACGCACTGGTCGTCCGCCGACCACTTCCAGGCACTCTTCCCCCGGGTCGAGGTGGACGCTGACGTGCTGTTCATCGACGACGGCGACATCCTCACGTCGGCGGGCGTGGCCGCGGGCATCGACCTGTGCCTGCATGTCGTACGCCGCGACCACGGCACCGCCGTCGCCAACGAGGTGGCACGCCGTACCGTCGTACCGCCGCACAGGGACGGCGGTCAGGCCCAGTACATCCACCGCCCGCTGCCCGAACCGCAGTTGGCCACGACGCGTTCGGTACGCGCCTGGGCGCTCGGCCGGCTCGACCGGCCGCTGCAACTGCGCGACATGGCCGCGCAGGAGTCGATGTCGGTCCGCACGTTCACCCGGCGGTTCCGCGAGGAGGTCGGCGTGAGCCCCGGCCAGTGGCTGACGCAGCAGCGCGTGGAGCGGGCGCGGCACCTCCTCGAATCGACGGACCTCTCCGTCGACCAGGTGGCGGCGGACGCGGGCTTCGGTACGGCGCAGTCGATGCGGCAGCACCTTCAGGCCGCGCTAGGGGTCACGCCGACGGCCTACCGCCGAACCTTCCGCGACGTCCCCACGCACTGAGCCCGCCCCCGCATCCGCCCCCGTGTCCGCGTCTGCGTCCGCGTACCGGACGACGACCGGCTTCACTTCGCCCGCCACCCCCACCAGGGTGAGGGCGACACCCAGTCCCACGCCCGCCAGGATCGCCGTCGACGGCGACACGACGCTGAGCAGGCCACCGGCGAGGGACCCGCTGGCCGCGTAACCGGCGCCGACGGCCGCGTACATCACCGAGTAGCCCGCGGCGAGGGCGCTGGGCGGCAGCGCGTCGCGCAGCGACAGGTTCCGGGTCAGCATGACGCCCGCCTGCAGCACACCGGCGGCCGCGAGCGCGGCGAACAGCCAGGCGACGCCGGGCAGTACGGCGACGAGGGCGAGACATCCGGAGACGCCGAACATCAGCACCATGCTCTGCGTACGCAGCCGTCCCGGCCAGCGCCGCAGCCCGTACACGAACGATCCGACCGCCGAGCCGACCGCGAGCGCCACGAGCAGCGGGCCCGCCCAGCCGATGTCGATGCCGCGCTGCTCCAGGAGCGCGGGCAGC
The sequence above is a segment of the Streptomyces sp. Je 1-369 genome. Coding sequences within it:
- a CDS encoding enoyl-CoA hydratase/isomerase family protein, which produces MTASPAPAPDNRPAEHAADPLTTLIRHTTDNAVSWITLNRPDAMNALTWDQRERVIALLGDASADPAVRAVVITATGKGFCAGADLRGVPAATAGQERMAGDVARTIKQGAQRLVSAVLDCEKPVIAAVNGTAAGIGAHLAFACDLVVAAEHAKFVEVFVRRGLVPDGGGAYLLPRLVGPQRAKELMFFGDAVPAADAERMGLVNRVVPANDLEKTAREWAERLAVGPTRALALTKQLVNASLESDRATAFAAEAAAQEINMTTADAREGVTSFVERRTPTYRGR
- a CDS encoding flavin reductase family protein gives rise to the protein MGHAGMAATAVRYLRSVGARTTTAPVEVLPRPQLRAVGDDERAPLDRGEFRRVLGNFATGVTVITSPPDEDGGPAGFACQSFASLSLDPPLVSFMVARTSTTWPRIARAGVFCVNILGADQGDLCRGFAVSGADKFAGVVYDAAPVSGSPRLAGAPAWVDCTIQAVHTGGDHLIVVGRVDALGATADDADPLLFHRGTFGRFTR
- a CDS encoding MFS transporter, producing the protein MTQTTETPARDAGDGSSTPPGAPRRRTPRIHRAWFVAAVTFVTIIGAAAFRSLPGLLFDPLNDDFGWSRGTVGLAVSVNLALYGLTAPFAAALMDRFGIRKVVAVALVVIACGSGLTVFMDSVWQLLLCWGLLVGLGSGSMALAFAATVTNRWFTERRGLVSGILTAASASGQLIFLPLLSWIVDTYKWRPAAVTVALAALAVVPFVWLLLRDHPADVGQKPYGSQEFVPKPPPVPGAARRAITVLFKAARTGPFWLLAGSFAICGASTNGLIQTHFIPAAHDHGMGPRAAASLLAVIGIFDIVGTVASGWFTDRFDSRRLLAVYYALRGVSLLFLPMLLAPDVRPPMIFFIVFYGLDWVATVPPTLALCREQYGDDSAIVFGWVLASHQVGAGLVAFLGGVARDVFGSYDVIWYASGALCAAAALMVLVIRRAGTVPGAVAVSG
- a CDS encoding GlxA family transcriptional regulator, yielding MADPAVPATSSTTATSSTAPDGTPGRRHRVVVLALDGVIPFELGIPQRIFKGARTPEGRRLYEVVTCSVRPPGPVRTDADFAIVVEHGPEALATADTVVIPASYELGPVHEEGRLTDELADALGHIRPGTRLMAICTGGYILAAAGLLDGRPATTHWSSADHFQALFPRVEVDADVLFIDDGDILTSAGVAAGIDLCLHVVRRDHGTAVANEVARRTVVPPHRDGGQAQYIHRPLPEPQLATTRSVRAWALGRLDRPLQLRDMAAQESMSVRTFTRRFREEVGVSPGQWLTQQRVERARHLLESTDLSVDQVAADAGFGTAQSMRQHLQAALGVTPTAYRRTFRDVPTH